Proteins from a genomic interval of Treponema brennaborense DSM 12168:
- a CDS encoding alkaline phosphatase, giving the protein MNAIMTKVLTRVRRVCAAGMVCAAIGGVPLFAGGSPEKNVSSINTDSTGNAARRGAAASDKKFVASPKYVFLFIGDGMSYPQIQSAAYFLGKDAAGPVSQVQKSSDSADSPRAEALNFMQFPTAGSAQTYDATSFAPDSASTATSILTGHKTHSGSINVDITKKIKYTTIAEQLKAQKNWKIGVVSSVNLNHATPAAMYAHQASRKSNYAIGEELVASGFDYFAGGALMEAQDKKKDKTSIYDLAKNAGYEVVFTQKEAESLTGGAGRKALVIGETLADADSLSYENDRAPNEWALRDYVRKGVEFLENDTGFFMMVEGGKIDWACHANDAGSTIADTVALADAVAEAIAFYQAHPEDTLILVTGDHETGGLSIGFAGTDYDTWLDNLENQKISYAKYDKEYVSAYKAAKTPFETVLADVEKLFGLVSPAKAAAAGNSRLVLTDYETDRLRAAYGKTMNGGADTKNQAEYVLYGSYEPLTVTVTHVLNNKSGVNFASYAHTGIPVPVFAEGAGNEVFGGYYDNTDIYRKLAALTGVAEK; this is encoded by the coding sequence ATGAATGCGATTATGACAAAGGTTTTGACGAGAGTTCGCCGCGTTTGTGCGGCGGGTATGGTGTGTGCGGCGATCGGCGGCGTGCCGCTTTTTGCCGGCGGTTCACCGGAAAAGAACGTTTCTTCTATTAATACGGATAGTACGGGTAATGCGGCTCGTAGGGGAGCAGCCGCTTCCGATAAGAAATTCGTCGCTTCTCCGAAATACGTGTTTTTGTTTATCGGCGACGGTATGAGCTATCCGCAGATACAGAGCGCCGCGTATTTTTTAGGCAAGGACGCGGCCGGTCCTGTTTCCCAAGTACAGAAGTCTTCCGACTCAGCGGATTCGCCGCGAGCCGAAGCGCTGAATTTCATGCAGTTTCCGACCGCGGGCAGCGCGCAGACGTACGACGCGACGTCTTTTGCTCCGGATTCGGCTTCAACCGCGACGTCGATTCTGACCGGGCATAAAACGCACTCCGGCTCGATCAACGTCGATATCACAAAAAAGATAAAATATACGACGATTGCGGAACAATTGAAAGCCCAAAAAAATTGGAAAATCGGCGTCGTGTCTTCGGTTAATTTGAATCACGCGACTCCCGCGGCGATGTACGCGCATCAGGCGAGCCGGAAGAGCAATTACGCTATCGGTGAAGAACTTGTGGCGAGCGGTTTCGATTATTTTGCCGGCGGTGCGTTGATGGAAGCGCAGGATAAGAAAAAAGATAAAACGAGCATTTACGATTTGGCGAAAAACGCCGGATACGAGGTCGTGTTTACCCAAAAAGAAGCCGAATCGCTGACCGGCGGTGCGGGACGGAAGGCGCTCGTTATAGGCGAAACGCTCGCCGATGCGGATTCGCTCAGTTATGAAAACGACCGTGCGCCGAACGAATGGGCGCTGCGCGACTACGTGCGGAAGGGCGTCGAGTTTTTGGAAAACGATACCGGTTTTTTCATGATGGTCGAGGGCGGAAAAATCGACTGGGCGTGCCATGCGAACGACGCCGGTTCCACTATTGCGGATACGGTTGCGCTTGCGGACGCCGTGGCGGAAGCGATCGCGTTCTATCAGGCTCATCCCGAAGACACGCTGATTTTGGTAACCGGAGATCACGAAACCGGCGGCCTTTCCATCGGTTTCGCGGGAACCGACTACGACACCTGGCTCGATAATTTGGAAAATCAGAAAATATCGTACGCCAAATACGATAAGGAATACGTTTCGGCATATAAAGCGGCGAAAACTCCGTTTGAAACGGTGCTGGCCGACGTTGAAAAACTGTTCGGTTTGGTTTCTCCGGCAAAAGCGGCTGCAGCCGGAAATTCCCGGCTCGTACTGACCGACTACGAAACGGACAGGCTGCGCGCGGCGTACGGTAAAACGATGAACGGCGGGGCAGATACCAAAAATCAGGCGGAATACGTTCTGTACGGTTCGTACGAACCGCTTACGGTAACGGTAACGCACGTGCTGAACAATAAGTCGGGCGTGAACTTCGCTTCGTACGCGCATACGGGAATTCCGGTTCCCGTGTTCGCCGAGGGCGCGGGAAACGAGGTGTTCGGCGGGTATTACGATAATACCGATATTTACCGCAAACTTGCCGCTTTGACGGGTGTTGCGGAAAAATAA
- the pgsA gene encoding CDP-diacylglycerol--glycerol-3-phosphate 3-phosphatidyltransferase, whose protein sequence is MRLADIFTLSRIVLAPVFFVLYFIPVWTGRGGALSVYILVPLLAFMEFTDFLDGYFARKQNSVSDFGKLFDPFADVLVHLTTFLCFVVGGYMPAVVFVLILYREFGMNFVRLIAARKGVAIAARKGGKLKTVLYVATGFYFLGVESCIRLGFAVSANAAALHTAGIVLSCVCLVASYVSFVDYLVQFKSLFVKKNS, encoded by the coding sequence ATGAGATTAGCTGATATTTTTACTTTGTCGCGCATCGTACTTGCGCCCGTTTTTTTCGTTCTGTATTTCATACCCGTATGGACGGGGCGTGGCGGCGCCCTTTCGGTCTATATTCTGGTTCCTTTGCTTGCTTTTATGGAATTTACCGACTTTCTTGACGGCTACTTTGCCCGTAAACAGAACAGCGTAAGCGATTTCGGAAAACTTTTCGATCCGTTTGCGGACGTGCTCGTGCATCTTACGACGTTTTTGTGTTTCGTCGTCGGCGGTTATATGCCGGCGGTCGTGTTCGTGCTCATTCTGTACCGGGAGTTCGGCATGAACTTCGTCCGGCTGATCGCGGCGCGTAAAGGCGTTGCGATCGCGGCGCGCAAAGGCGGTAAATTGAAGACCGTTCTGTACGTTGCGACCGGTTTTTATTTTCTCGGCGTTGAAAGCTGCATTCGGCTCGGTTTCGCCGTTTCTGCGAACGCCGCCGCGCTGCATACGGCGGGTATCGTTTTAAGTTGCGTGTGTCTGGTCGCTTCGTACGTTTCGTTCGTTGATTATCTGGTGCAGTTCAAATCGCTTTTCGTAAAAAAAAATTCGTAG